DNA sequence from the Verrucomicrobiota bacterium genome:
CCTGCTCTTTGAAGTCCCTACGCCGCTCGGCTTCACCGTCTGCACAACGGCTGACTACTGGCAACGGCTGGTCGGCAAGCATCCTGATTTGGCGGACAGGCTCGACGACGTGAAGGCCACGTTGCGCCAGCCGGAGCAAGTGCGGCAGAGCCGCCGCGATCCCGCGGTGCTGCTGTTTTTACCGTCGCGGCGTCCGCCACTGGGTCGTGGCCGTGGCCAAACGCGCCGACGGCACGGGTTTTCTGGTGACGGCCTACCAAACCAATGCGATAAAAGAAGGAGAACAGATATGGCCCAGATAAAAGTCCATTACGAACCGGATCTTGAATTGCTCACGGTATTCTGGCAGGCCCCGCGGCCAAACCAGATTTGCACGGAGTTGGATGACGGCGTGGTCCTGATCAAGGACGGCCAGAGTGGCCAGCCCATCGGCGTGGAGCTGCTGTCCTACAAGCCGGGTGACGCCCGGTTTGACGGTGTGGCGGTGGAACTCTCCGGCAAGGGCTCTTTACTCCCAGCCTGAACCGGCAACCTGATGCACCTTCCGCATCGGGCCAGCCTTCGCCCGGCGATTGCACTGAGGCGCTCCGCTTGGAGCTTCGGAATGATCGCGGCGCGCAGGCTTTGCGCATTGAGGAAATCGAGCGAGCCGAGAAAGGGGCGGATTACCCCGAAGTCACCAAGCTCTGCCGAATCATCACGGCGGACACGCGAACCGTGCTGGTGGATCAGGCGTTGGTCAACCGAATCGAGAGCCGCGACCGGGCGCAGTTCCCCTCCTGGCGCGAGATCATGCAGAACAGCGTCCAAATCTGGTCGAGCCGGCTCAAGAGCGGCGATTGGCCGCTGAAACCTATCGGGCTGGGCGAGGAGCTTTGGGCATGGACCGGCCGGAACTACAACGGCTTTCTCGGCTACATGGCGGACATCATTCCATTACTGAAGGCCAGCAAGACCGGCTGCGACGTTTTGTGACCCCAATGGAAAATCCAAATTCACAGCTTGCCGAGCCGCACGAGCAATTGCCTCTCTCGCTCCTCAACGACTTCCTCTACTGCCCGCGCCGGGCAGCGTTGAAAGCGATTGAAGGCTGGCGGGAGGAAAACGAACACACCATCCTCGGCGACCTGGCGCACGACCACGCCGACCTGCCCGGCTACGAAGTGGCCAAAGGCGTGCTCGTCTGGCGCGCGTTGCCCGTCTGGTCCGAACGGCTTGGACTCTCGGGCAAATGCGATATCGTGGAAGCGGAAACGGGTAGCACAGGCTGCCAGCCTGTGCCGTCCGGCAACCTGCCGGACGGAACGGGTGCGAGGTCGATTGACCATCCTGGCCGCGATTTCAGTTTGGCGCTCACGGCCATCTCGGTCGGCAAGTTGCCGACCGGAACGGGCGAGTCGCCCGTTCCACCTATTCTCCAGACACGCTCTGAAAAGGTGTCCAGCGAGGCGCCGGACACGACACGCGAGGCGCGTGTGCTCCCCATGATTCGGAAACTCGTTCCGGTGGAATACAAGAAAGGCAAACGCCGCCCGTTCGAGAACGACGACGCCCAGCTCTGCGCCCAGGCGCTTTGTCTGGAGGAGATGTTCGGCATCCCCGTGGAACGCGGCGCGGTGTTTCACGCGGCGAGCAAGCGCCGGCGCGAAGTCCAATTCACGGCGGAATTGCGTCGATTGACCGAGAACGCGGTCGCGGAACTGCACACTCTGATCGATGCTCAACTCTCATCTCCGGACCCGCAACTTCCCCGCGCCCTCTTCAAACCGGCGTGCGAGGAATGTTCGCTCTTCGAGATTTGTCTGCCCAAAATAACCGGCGCCTCCGACCGATTCGTGCGCGCAGCGAAGGGACTTTTCAGCGTTTGAATCGCATGAGCGACGTCCAGCAAAACACGCTTTATCTCCTGACGCCCGGCAGCTACGTCAGCCGCGACCATCTCACCCTTCAGGTTGAAGTGCCCGAATACCCGCCTGATCTCCCGTCCGAAGATCGCACTCCGAAATCCGCCATCCGCACTCGCAAATTGAGCATCCCCATCCATCACCTGGAATCGATCTGCGTCTTCGGACCGAGCGTGATCAGCCCGCCTGCGCTTGATCTCTGCTGGGAACAGGGCGTGGCCGTGAATTACCTGAGCGAGCACGGCTACCTTCAGGCGCGCATGACGGGCGTGGCCGACACGAGCGTGACCCTGCGCCGGACGCATTTTCGCGCGGCGGATGATCCGGCGAAATGCGTCGCCATTTCGCGGCAGATTGTGGCTGGCAAAATCCAGAACTCGCGGAACAGCCTGCTTCGCGCCGCGCGCGAAAGCCAAAGCGAGCCGGAGCGGGAGTCATTGCAGGCGGTGATCGACGCGCTGGGGCGTCAGGTGAGCGAACTGGCCGGGCAAAACGACCGCGACCAAATCCGCGGCGCTGAAGGCCTGGCGTCGCAGCTTTACTTTTCGGTTCTCAGCCTGACGCTCAAACAACAGCGGGATGACTTCGCCTTCAGCACGCGCAGCCGCCGTCCGCCGCGCGACCGGATCAATTGCCTGCTTTCCTTCCTCTACGCGCTGGTGCGGCACGATTGCATCGCCGCGCTGACCAGCGCGGGGA
Encoded proteins:
- a CDS encoding Dna2/Cas4 domain-containing protein — its product is MIRKLVPVEYKKGKRRPFENDDAQLCAQALCLEEMFGIPVERGAVFHAASKRRREVQFTAELRRLTENAVAELHTLIDAQLSSPDPQLPRALFKPACEECSLFEICLPKITGASDRFVRAAKGLFSV
- the cas1c gene encoding type I-C CRISPR-associated endonuclease Cas1 is translated as MFALRDLSAQNNRRLRPIRARSEGTFQRLNRMSDVQQNTLYLLTPGSYVSRDHLTLQVEVPEYPPDLPSEDRTPKSAIRTRKLSIPIHHLESICVFGPSVISPPALDLCWEQGVAVNYLSEHGYLQARMTGVADTSVTLRRTHFRAADDPAKCVAISRQIVAGKIQNSRNSLLRAARESQSEPERESLQAVIDALGRQVSELAGQNDRDQIRGAEGLASQLYFSVLSLTLKQQRDDFAFSTRSRRPPRDRINCLLSFLYALVRHDCIAALTSAGIDPFVGFFHVDRPNRPSLALDLMEEFRPWLADRLAITLINRQQVGPQHFNPREGGAVEFTEAGRKLVIKAYQERKQESLTHPLLDQNLRVAQMPFVQARILARHLRGDLADYLPFVPK